The following proteins are encoded in a genomic region of Bubalus kerabau isolate K-KA32 ecotype Philippines breed swamp buffalo chromosome 15, PCC_UOA_SB_1v2, whole genome shotgun sequence:
- the LOC129628204 gene encoding olfactory receptor 52J3-like, producing MTYHNGSTFRPITFFLIGIPGLEEVHGWISMPFCSVYLVALLGNVTILLVIKMDQTLREPMFYFLAILSTIDLALSTTSVPCMLGIFWFNAHEINFGACVAQMFLIHAFTGIEAGVLVAMAFDCYVAICAPLHSTAILTSWVLMSITLYIIIFAVLLTLPMIYLIYRLPFCQAHVIIPHSYCEHMGIAKLSCGNIHVNGIYGLFVVSVFLLNPVPIGISYVYILRNVFHLPSQDARLKALSTCASCIAVLCVFYIPSLFSFLSHRFGHNVPHYIHILVANLYLVIPPSLNPIIYGVRTKQIWE from the coding sequence ATGACATATCACAATGGGAGCACTTTTCGTCCAATCACATTTTTCCTCATTGGAATCCCAGGTCTGGAAGAGGTCCATGGCTGGATCTCCATGCCTTTCTGCTCTGTTTACCTTGTGGCTTTACTGGGCAATGTCACAATTCTATTGGTCATCAAGATGGACCAGACCCTCAGGGAGCCCATGTTCTACTTCCTGGCCATTCTTTCAACAATTGATTTGGCCCTTTCAACAACCTCAGTACCCTGTATGCTGGGTATCTTCTGGTTTAATGCTCATGAGATCAACTTTGGAGCTTGTGTGGCCCAGATGTTCTTGATCCATGCTTTCACTGGCATAGAGGCTGGGGTCCTGGTAGCAATGGCCTTTGACTGTTATGTGGCGATCTGTGCTCCACTCCACTCCACAGCCATCCTGACGTCCTGGGTACTCATGAGCATCACTTTGTACATTATAATTTTTGCAGTCTTGCTTACACTTCCTATGATCTATCTCATCTACCGGCTACCCTTTTGCCAGGCTCATGTAATAATACCTCATTCCTACTGCGAGCACATGGGAATTGCAAAACTGTCCTGTGGAAACATCCATGTCAATGGTATTTATGGGCTCTTTGTGGTCTCTGTTTTTCTCCTAAACCCAGTCCCTATTGGCATCTCCTATGTTTATATACTCCGGAATGTTTTCCATCTGCCATCCCAAGATGCACGGCTAAAAGCCCTAAGCACATGTGCCTCCTGTATTGctgtcctctgtgttttctatatcccctcactcttctctttcctcagcCACCGATTTGGACACAACGTACCCCACTATATTCACATTCTTGTTGCCAATCTCTATTTGGTTATCCCACCATCACTCAACCCCATCATTTATGGTGTGAGGACCAAACAAATATGGGAGTGA